A genomic window from Heterodontus francisci isolate sHetFra1 chromosome 36, sHetFra1.hap1, whole genome shotgun sequence includes:
- the hsd11b1la gene encoding hydroxysteroid 11-beta-dehydrogenase 1-like protein isoform X2 has translation MAYHYARFGAELVITARNEAQLKQVEEKCVELGAKKVFSFPADMAVPKNPELVVQFALEKLGSLDYLVLNHIGYDPFQMWSRNAEYTSWLMQVNFLSYVQLTAAALPALIKSNGSIVVVSSLCGKIAIPYAASYSASKFALDGFFSSLRHELTMQGRDVSVTLCIIGMIDTESTMEKIKAVDIGTIAAYPASESALAIIKGGAVRAQEIYYPWWTAILVSTRDWFAETRDKMIRSSFQEKSKELKD, from the exons ATGGCGTATCACTATGCCAGGTTCGGTGCTGAACTTGTAATAACTGCACGGAATGAAGCTCAGCTGAAACAA GTTGAGGAGAAGTGTGTGGAACTGGGTGCAAAGAAAGTCTTTTCATTTCCTGCGGACATGGCAGTTCCAAAGAATCCAGAGCTGGTTGTGCAGTTTGCCCTGGAGAAGCTGG GTTCTTTGGACTATTTAGTTTTGAATCACATTGGATACGATCCTTTCCAGATGTGGAGTAGAAATGCTGAGTACACCAGTTGGCTGATGCAA GTGAACTTCCTCAGCTATGTCCAGCTGACAGCTGCTGCACTCCCCGCTTTAATCAAAAGCAATGGATCAATTGTTGTCGTCTCCTCCCTTTGTG GTAAGATTGCCATCCCATATGCAGCTTCATACTCAGCTTCAAAGTTTGCTCTGGATGGGTTCTTCAGCTCTCTGCGTCATGAGCTCACAATGCAGGGGAGGGATGTATCAGTCACACTGTGCATTATTGGAATGATTGACACCGAATCAACCATGGAGAAAATCAA AGCAGTGGATATTGGAACAATTGCCGCTTACCCAGCCTCTGAATCTGCACTGGCCATCATCAAAGGAGGAGCTGTGAGAGCCCAAGAAATCTATTACCCATGGTGGACAGCTATACTTGTGAGCACCCGGGACTGGTTTGCTGAAACGAGGGACAAGATGATTCGCAGTTCCTTCCAGGAGAAAAGCAAAGAACTCAAAGACTAA
- the hsd11b1la gene encoding hydroxysteroid 11-beta-dehydrogenase 1-like protein isoform X1, with amino-acid sequence MAGFLKSFILILTISAGLLAIFWRDTFDSELLSGSHVLLTGASKGIGEQMAYHYARFGAELVITARNEAQLKQVEEKCVELGAKKVFSFPADMAVPKNPELVVQFALEKLGSLDYLVLNHIGYDPFQMWSRNAEYTSWLMQVNFLSYVQLTAAALPALIKSNGSIVVVSSLCGKIAIPYAASYSASKFALDGFFSSLRHELTMQGRDVSVTLCIIGMIDTESTMEKIKAVDIGTIAAYPASESALAIIKGGAVRAQEIYYPWWTAILVSTRDWFAETRDKMIRSSFQEKSKELKD; translated from the exons ATGGCAGGGTTCCTAAAGTCTTTCATTCTTATTTTAACAATTTCTGCTGGACTTTTGGCAATATTCTGGAGAGATACTTTTGATTCTG AGTTACTGTCTGGTTCCCATGTCCTACTGACTGGTGCTAGTAAAGGAATAGGTGAGCAGATGGCGTATCACTATGCCAGGTTCGGTGCTGAACTTGTAATAACTGCACGGAATGAAGCTCAGCTGAAACAA GTTGAGGAGAAGTGTGTGGAACTGGGTGCAAAGAAAGTCTTTTCATTTCCTGCGGACATGGCAGTTCCAAAGAATCCAGAGCTGGTTGTGCAGTTTGCCCTGGAGAAGCTGG GTTCTTTGGACTATTTAGTTTTGAATCACATTGGATACGATCCTTTCCAGATGTGGAGTAGAAATGCTGAGTACACCAGTTGGCTGATGCAA GTGAACTTCCTCAGCTATGTCCAGCTGACAGCTGCTGCACTCCCCGCTTTAATCAAAAGCAATGGATCAATTGTTGTCGTCTCCTCCCTTTGTG GTAAGATTGCCATCCCATATGCAGCTTCATACTCAGCTTCAAAGTTTGCTCTGGATGGGTTCTTCAGCTCTCTGCGTCATGAGCTCACAATGCAGGGGAGGGATGTATCAGTCACACTGTGCATTATTGGAATGATTGACACCGAATCAACCATGGAGAAAATCAA AGCAGTGGATATTGGAACAATTGCCGCTTACCCAGCCTCTGAATCTGCACTGGCCATCATCAAAGGAGGAGCTGTGAGAGCCCAAGAAATCTATTACCCATGGTGGACAGCTATACTTGTGAGCACCCGGGACTGGTTTGCTGAAACGAGGGACAAGATGATTCGCAGTTCCTTCCAGGAGAAAAGCAAAGAACTCAAAGACTAA